A genomic stretch from Theropithecus gelada isolate Dixy chromosome 2, Tgel_1.0, whole genome shotgun sequence includes:
- the NR1I2 gene encoding nuclear receptor subfamily 1 group I member 2 isoform X2: protein MTCEGCKGFFRRAMKRNARLRCPFRKGACEITRKTRRQCQACRLRKCLESGMKKEMIMSDAAVEERRALIKRKKRERIGTQPPGVQGLTEEQRMMIRELMDAQMKTFDTTFSHFKNFRLPGVLSSGCEMPESLQAPSREEAAKWSQVRKDLCSVKVSVQLRGEDGSVWNYKPPANNGGKEIFSLLPHMADMSTYMFKGIINFAKVISYFRDLPIEDQISLLKGATFELCQLRFNTVFNAETGTWECGRLSYCLEDPAGGFQQLLLEPMLKFHYMLKKLQLHEEEYVLMQAISLFSPDRPGVVQHRVVDQLQEQYAITLKSYIECNRPQPAHRFLFLKIMAMLTELRSINAQHTQRLLRIQDIHPFATPLMQELFGITGS, encoded by the exons ATGACATGTGAAGGATGCAAGGGCTTTTTCAG GAGGGCCATGAAACGCAACGCCCGCCTTAGGTGCCCCTTCCGGAAGGGCGCCTGCGAGATCACCCGGAAGACCCGGCGACAGTGCCAGGCCTGCCGCCTGCGCAAGTGCCTGGAGAGCGGCATGAAGAAGGAGA TGATCATGTCCGACGCGGCCGTGGAGGAGAGGCGGGCCTTgatcaagaggaagaaaagagaacgGATCGGGACTCAGCCACCGGGAGTGCAGGGGCTGACGGAAGAGCAGCGGATGATGATCAGGGAGCTGATGGACGCTCAGATGAAAACCTTTGACACTACCTTCTCCCATTTCAAGAATTTCCGG CTGCCAGGGGTGCTTAGCAGTGGCTGTGAGATGCCAGAGTCTCTGCAGGCCCCATCGAGGGAAGAAGCTGCCAAGTGGAGCCAGGTCAGGAAAGATCTGTGTTCTGTGAAGGTCTCTGTGCAGCTGCGGGGGGAGGATGGCAGTGTCTGGAACTACAAACCCCCAGCCAACAATGGCGGGAAAGAGATCTTCTCCCTGCTGCCCCACATGGCTGACATGTCAACCTACATGTTCAAAGGCATCATCAACTTTGCCAAAGTCATCTCCTACTTCAG GGACCTGCCCATAGAGGACCAGATCTCCCTGCTGAAGGGGGCCACTTTTGAGCTGTGCCAGCTGAGATTCAACACAGTATTCAACGCGGAGACTGGAACTTGGGAGTGTGGCCGGCTGTCCTACTGCTTGGAAGACCCTGCAG GTGGTTTCCAGCAACTTCTGCTGGAGCCCATGCTGAAATTCCACTACATGCTGAAGAAGCTGCAGCTACATGAGGAGGAGTATGTGCTGATGCAGGCcatctccctcttctccccag acCGCCCAGGTGTGGTGCAGCACCGCGTGGTGGACCAGCTGCAGGAGCAATACGCTATTACTCTGAAGTCCTACATTGAATGCAATCGGCCCCAGCCTGCTCATAG GTTCCTGTTCCTGAAGATCATGGCTATGCTCACCGAGCTCCGCAGCATCAACGCCCAGCACACCCAGCGGCTGCTGCGCATCCAGGACATACACCCCTTTGCTACGCCCCTCATGCAGGAGTTGTTCGGCATCACGGGTAGCTGA
- the NR1I2 gene encoding nuclear receptor subfamily 1 group I member 2 isoform X3, whose protein sequence is MTCEGCKGFFRRAMKRNARLRCPFRKGACEITRKTRRQCQACRLRKCLESGMKKEMIMSDAAVEERRALIKRKKRERIGTQPPGVQGLTEEQRMMIRELMDAQMKTFDTTFSHFKNFRVSVQLRGEDGSVWNYKPPANNGGKEIFSLLPHMADMSTYMFKGIINFAKVISYFRDLPIEDQISLLKGATFELCQLRFNTVFNAETGTWECGRLSYCLEDPAGGFQQLLLEPMLKFHYMLKKLQLHEEEYVLMQAISLFSPDRPGVVQHRVVDQLQEQYAITLKSYIECNRPQPAHRFLFLKIMAMLTELRSINAQHTQRLLRIQDIHPFATPLMQELFGITGS, encoded by the exons ATGACATGTGAAGGATGCAAGGGCTTTTTCAG GAGGGCCATGAAACGCAACGCCCGCCTTAGGTGCCCCTTCCGGAAGGGCGCCTGCGAGATCACCCGGAAGACCCGGCGACAGTGCCAGGCCTGCCGCCTGCGCAAGTGCCTGGAGAGCGGCATGAAGAAGGAGA TGATCATGTCCGACGCGGCCGTGGAGGAGAGGCGGGCCTTgatcaagaggaagaaaagagaacgGATCGGGACTCAGCCACCGGGAGTGCAGGGGCTGACGGAAGAGCAGCGGATGATGATCAGGGAGCTGATGGACGCTCAGATGAAAACCTTTGACACTACCTTCTCCCATTTCAAGAATTTCCGG GTCTCTGTGCAGCTGCGGGGGGAGGATGGCAGTGTCTGGAACTACAAACCCCCAGCCAACAATGGCGGGAAAGAGATCTTCTCCCTGCTGCCCCACATGGCTGACATGTCAACCTACATGTTCAAAGGCATCATCAACTTTGCCAAAGTCATCTCCTACTTCAG GGACCTGCCCATAGAGGACCAGATCTCCCTGCTGAAGGGGGCCACTTTTGAGCTGTGCCAGCTGAGATTCAACACAGTATTCAACGCGGAGACTGGAACTTGGGAGTGTGGCCGGCTGTCCTACTGCTTGGAAGACCCTGCAG GTGGTTTCCAGCAACTTCTGCTGGAGCCCATGCTGAAATTCCACTACATGCTGAAGAAGCTGCAGCTACATGAGGAGGAGTATGTGCTGATGCAGGCcatctccctcttctccccag acCGCCCAGGTGTGGTGCAGCACCGCGTGGTGGACCAGCTGCAGGAGCAATACGCTATTACTCTGAAGTCCTACATTGAATGCAATCGGCCCCAGCCTGCTCATAG GTTCCTGTTCCTGAAGATCATGGCTATGCTCACCGAGCTCCGCAGCATCAACGCCCAGCACACCCAGCGGCTGCTGCGCATCCAGGACATACACCCCTTTGCTACGCCCCTCATGCAGGAGTTGTTCGGCATCACGGGTAGCTGA
- the NR1I2 gene encoding nuclear receptor subfamily 1 group I member 2 isoform X1, whose translation MTVTSTHHLKEGSLSAPATALHSPVAELASDHPRGPEANLEVRPKEGWNHADFVYCEDTEFVPGKPAVNADEEVGGPQICRVCGDKATGYHFNVMTCEGCKGFFRRAMKRNARLRCPFRKGACEITRKTRRQCQACRLRKCLESGMKKEMIMSDAAVEERRALIKRKKRERIGTQPPGVQGLTEEQRMMIRELMDAQMKTFDTTFSHFKNFRLPGVLSSGCEMPESLQAPSREEAAKWSQVRKDLCSVKVSVQLRGEDGSVWNYKPPANNGGKEIFSLLPHMADMSTYMFKGIINFAKVISYFRDLPIEDQISLLKGATFELCQLRFNTVFNAETGTWECGRLSYCLEDPAGGFQQLLLEPMLKFHYMLKKLQLHEEEYVLMQAISLFSPDRPGVVQHRVVDQLQEQYAITLKSYIECNRPQPAHRFLFLKIMAMLTELRSINAQHTQRLLRIQDIHPFATPLMQELFGITGS comes from the exons TCCAAGAGGCCCAGAAGCAAACCTGGAGGTGAGACCCAAAGAAGGCTGGAACCATGCTGACTTCGTATACTGTGAGGACACAGAGTTTGTTCCTGGAAAGCCTGCTGTCAACGCAGATGAGGAAGTTGGGGGTCCCCAAATCTGCCGTGTATGTGGGGACAAGGCCACTGGTTATCACTTCAATGTCATGACATGTGAAGGATGCAAGGGCTTTTTCAG GAGGGCCATGAAACGCAACGCCCGCCTTAGGTGCCCCTTCCGGAAGGGCGCCTGCGAGATCACCCGGAAGACCCGGCGACAGTGCCAGGCCTGCCGCCTGCGCAAGTGCCTGGAGAGCGGCATGAAGAAGGAGA TGATCATGTCCGACGCGGCCGTGGAGGAGAGGCGGGCCTTgatcaagaggaagaaaagagaacgGATCGGGACTCAGCCACCGGGAGTGCAGGGGCTGACGGAAGAGCAGCGGATGATGATCAGGGAGCTGATGGACGCTCAGATGAAAACCTTTGACACTACCTTCTCCCATTTCAAGAATTTCCGG CTGCCAGGGGTGCTTAGCAGTGGCTGTGAGATGCCAGAGTCTCTGCAGGCCCCATCGAGGGAAGAAGCTGCCAAGTGGAGCCAGGTCAGGAAAGATCTGTGTTCTGTGAAGGTCTCTGTGCAGCTGCGGGGGGAGGATGGCAGTGTCTGGAACTACAAACCCCCAGCCAACAATGGCGGGAAAGAGATCTTCTCCCTGCTGCCCCACATGGCTGACATGTCAACCTACATGTTCAAAGGCATCATCAACTTTGCCAAAGTCATCTCCTACTTCAG GGACCTGCCCATAGAGGACCAGATCTCCCTGCTGAAGGGGGCCACTTTTGAGCTGTGCCAGCTGAGATTCAACACAGTATTCAACGCGGAGACTGGAACTTGGGAGTGTGGCCGGCTGTCCTACTGCTTGGAAGACCCTGCAG GTGGTTTCCAGCAACTTCTGCTGGAGCCCATGCTGAAATTCCACTACATGCTGAAGAAGCTGCAGCTACATGAGGAGGAGTATGTGCTGATGCAGGCcatctccctcttctccccag acCGCCCAGGTGTGGTGCAGCACCGCGTGGTGGACCAGCTGCAGGAGCAATACGCTATTACTCTGAAGTCCTACATTGAATGCAATCGGCCCCAGCCTGCTCATAG GTTCCTGTTCCTGAAGATCATGGCTATGCTCACCGAGCTCCGCAGCATCAACGCCCAGCACACCCAGCGGCTGCTGCGCATCCAGGACATACACCCCTTTGCTACGCCCCTCATGCAGGAGTTGTTCGGCATCACGGGTAGCTGA